The following are encoded together in the Kribbella sp. CA-293567 genome:
- the dnaE gene encoding DNA polymerase III subunit alpha, with the protein MASSDSFVHLHVHTEYSMLDGAARIDELFKTAQEMGQPAIATTDHGFVFGAYEFWKTAKKYDVKPIIGVEAYLTPHTHRTERKRVKWGDANSGRDDVSGSGAYTHMTLLAKNTSGMHNLFKMSSLASIEGYYFKPRMDRELLQTYGKGLIATTGCPSGEVQTRLRLGQYKEAIAAAAEFRDIFGKENYYCELMDHGLGIERNIQGDLLKLAKELGLPLVATNDLHYTKPEDAVAHAALLCVQSGSTLSDPNRFKFDANEFYVKTAAEMREIWKDYPEACDNTLLIAEQCDVSFTEGEGRFMPRFPCPDGHNEESWFVAEVETGLHKRYPEGVPAHVRKQAEYEIEVITSKGYAGYFLVVADFINWAKENGIRVGPGRGSGAGSMCAYAMRITDLDPLQHGLIFERFLNPERMSMPDFDIDFDDRRRPEVIRYVTEKYGDDRVAMIVTYGTIKAKQAIKDAGRVLDYPFAMGDRITKAMPPAVMGKDVPLSGIFDPQHKRYSEAGEFRQLYEADQDVRKIVDTARGLENLKRQWGVHAAGVIMSSEPLIDLIPIMRRDQDGQIITQFDYPSCETLGLVKMDFLGLRNLTIMDDAVKNVEASRGISLDLDALGRSLDDKATFELLGRGDTLGVFQFDGGPMRALLRLMKPDNFEDISAVGALYRPGPMGANSHTNYALRKNKQQEISYPHDELAVALEPILGTTYGLIVYQEQVMAIAQQLGGYTLGKADLLRRAMGKKKREVLDAEYVGFSEGMKANGFSAASIKALWDVLVPFSDYAFNKAHSAAYGLVSYWTAYLKANFPAEYMAAVLTSVKDDKDKMAIYLNECRRMGIKVLPPDVNESDSNFTPVGTDIRFGLSGIRNVGVNVVAEIVAARESEGRFTDFVDFIDKVSLPVCNKRVIESLAKAGSFDSMGHARRAVVAVHEQAVDEAIDLKRNEAHGQFDLFSMGDDDTEADGNSRLTVRVPEIEDWDKATKLAHERDMLGLYVSDHPLFGVEHVLTNGTDCTIGQLLADEDRPDGTQVTIGGLVTAVQRKVNKRGDIYAIVTIEDLEGSIEVMMFSSAYQLAAHLLTNDAIILMKGRLRRRDDRVELSGSDVSVPDLTQGPSGPVVITMPVNRCTPPLVDQLRDVLQAHPGMTEVQLRLQARQKTTVMRIGDRFRVTPTSSLMADLKALLGPSCLAS; encoded by the coding sequence ATGGCGTCCAGCGACAGTTTCGTGCATCTACACGTGCACACCGAGTACTCGATGCTGGACGGCGCCGCGCGGATCGACGAGTTGTTCAAAACGGCCCAGGAGATGGGTCAGCCGGCCATCGCGACCACCGACCACGGGTTCGTCTTCGGGGCGTACGAGTTCTGGAAGACCGCGAAGAAGTACGACGTCAAGCCGATCATCGGCGTCGAGGCGTACCTGACTCCGCACACCCACCGGACCGAGCGCAAGCGGGTCAAGTGGGGCGACGCGAACTCCGGCCGCGACGACGTCTCCGGCAGCGGCGCGTACACGCACATGACGCTGCTGGCGAAGAACACCTCCGGCATGCACAACCTGTTCAAGATGTCGTCGCTGGCCAGTATCGAGGGCTACTACTTCAAGCCCCGGATGGACCGCGAGCTGCTGCAGACCTACGGCAAGGGCCTGATCGCGACCACCGGCTGCCCGTCCGGCGAGGTCCAGACCCGGCTGCGGCTGGGGCAGTACAAGGAGGCCATCGCCGCGGCCGCCGAGTTCCGCGACATCTTCGGCAAGGAGAACTACTACTGCGAGCTGATGGACCACGGGCTCGGCATCGAGCGCAACATCCAGGGCGACCTGCTGAAACTGGCCAAGGAGCTCGGGCTGCCGCTGGTGGCGACCAACGACCTGCACTACACCAAGCCCGAGGACGCGGTCGCGCACGCGGCGCTGCTGTGTGTGCAGTCCGGCTCGACGCTGTCCGACCCGAACCGGTTCAAGTTCGACGCGAACGAGTTCTACGTCAAGACCGCCGCCGAGATGCGCGAGATCTGGAAGGACTACCCCGAGGCCTGTGACAACACGCTGCTGATCGCCGAGCAGTGCGACGTCTCCTTCACCGAGGGGGAGGGCCGGTTCATGCCGCGCTTCCCCTGCCCGGACGGGCACAACGAGGAGTCCTGGTTCGTCGCCGAGGTGGAGACCGGCCTGCACAAGCGCTATCCCGAGGGCGTCCCGGCCCACGTGCGCAAGCAGGCGGAGTACGAGATCGAGGTGATCACCTCGAAGGGGTACGCCGGCTACTTCCTGGTCGTCGCCGACTTCATCAACTGGGCCAAGGAGAACGGCATCCGGGTCGGCCCGGGCCGTGGTTCCGGTGCCGGTTCGATGTGCGCGTACGCGATGCGGATCACCGACCTCGACCCGCTGCAGCACGGCCTGATCTTCGAGCGCTTCCTCAACCCCGAACGTATGTCGATGCCCGACTTCGACATCGACTTCGACGACCGCCGCCGGCCCGAGGTGATCCGCTACGTCACCGAGAAGTACGGCGACGACCGGGTCGCGATGATCGTCACCTACGGCACGATCAAGGCCAAGCAGGCGATCAAGGACGCCGGCCGGGTGCTCGACTACCCGTTCGCGATGGGCGACCGGATCACCAAGGCGATGCCGCCCGCGGTGATGGGCAAGGACGTGCCGCTGTCCGGCATCTTCGACCCGCAGCACAAGCGGTACTCCGAGGCCGGCGAGTTCCGCCAGCTGTACGAGGCCGACCAGGACGTCCGCAAGATCGTCGACACCGCCCGCGGTCTGGAGAACCTGAAGCGCCAGTGGGGCGTGCACGCGGCCGGCGTGATCATGTCCAGCGAGCCGCTGATCGACCTGATCCCGATCATGCGCCGCGACCAGGACGGCCAGATCATCACCCAGTTCGACTACCCGAGCTGCGAGACGCTCGGCCTGGTCAAGATGGACTTCCTGGGCCTGCGCAACCTGACGATCATGGACGACGCGGTCAAGAACGTGGAGGCCAGCCGCGGTATCTCGCTGGACCTGGACGCGCTCGGCCGCAGCCTCGACGACAAGGCCACCTTCGAGCTGCTCGGCCGGGGCGACACGCTCGGCGTCTTCCAGTTCGACGGCGGCCCGATGCGGGCGCTGCTGCGGCTGATGAAGCCGGACAACTTCGAGGACATCTCGGCCGTGGGCGCGCTCTACCGCCCCGGTCCGATGGGCGCGAACAGCCACACCAACTACGCGCTGCGCAAGAACAAGCAGCAGGAGATCAGCTACCCGCACGACGAGCTGGCGGTGGCGCTGGAGCCGATCCTCGGGACGACGTACGGGCTGATCGTCTACCAGGAGCAGGTGATGGCGATCGCCCAGCAGCTCGGCGGCTACACGCTGGGCAAGGCGGACCTGCTCCGCCGGGCGATGGGCAAGAAGAAGCGCGAGGTGCTCGACGCGGAGTACGTCGGCTTCTCCGAGGGAATGAAGGCCAACGGCTTCTCGGCGGCGTCGATCAAGGCGCTGTGGGACGTCCTGGTCCCGTTCTCCGACTACGCGTTCAACAAGGCGCACTCGGCGGCGTACGGGCTGGTCTCGTACTGGACCGCCTACCTGAAGGCGAACTTCCCCGCGGAGTACATGGCGGCTGTGCTGACGTCCGTGAAGGACGACAAGGACAAGATGGCCATCTACCTGAACGAGTGCCGCCGGATGGGCATCAAGGTGCTGCCGCCGGACGTGAACGAGTCCGACTCGAACTTCACCCCGGTCGGTACCGACATCCGCTTCGGCCTGTCCGGCATCCGCAACGTCGGCGTCAACGTGGTGGCCGAGATCGTCGCCGCGCGCGAGTCCGAGGGCCGGTTCACCGACTTCGTCGACTTCATCGACAAGGTGTCGCTGCCGGTCTGCAACAAGCGGGTGATCGAGTCGCTGGCCAAGGCCGGCTCGTTCGACTCGATGGGACACGCCCGGCGCGCCGTGGTCGCGGTGCACGAGCAGGCCGTCGACGAGGCGATCGACCTCAAGCGGAACGAGGCGCACGGCCAGTTCGACCTGTTCAGCATGGGCGATGACGACACCGAGGCCGACGGCAACAGCCGGCTGACCGTGCGGGTGCCCGAGATCGAGGACTGGGACAAGGCCACCAAGCTCGCGCACGAGCGCGACATGCTCGGTCTGTACGTCTCCGACCACCCGCTGTTCGGGGTCGAGCACGTGCTCACCAACGGCACCGACTGCACGATCGGTCAGTTGCTCGCCGACGAGGACCGCCCCGACGGCACCCAGGTGACGATCGGCGGCCTGGTCACCGCGGTCCAGCGCAAGGTGAACAAGCGCGGTGACATCTACGCGATCGTCACGATCGAGGACCTCGAGGGTTCGATCGAGGTGATGATGTTCTCCTCGGCGTACCAGCTGGCGGCGCACCTGCT
- a CDS encoding DivIVA domain-containing protein, producing MPLTPDDVRSKQFTPVRLREGYDVTEVDSFLDEVEAELERLLAENEELRAKLAAAQRAGSGQDRPVVDQTAALPPVVQQPKPAPVVVEKPEEKPPPVVAPPVAAAGAAAAAGTVGDASSSAVRLLEMATKHSDDLVQEAKDTADKIIGEARAKAERLENEARGKADRMTGEARARAEKLDGEIAERRAQMLGTLEKQKGQLERTIDDLHAYEREYRSRLKTYFTEQLKALGNGDDTLSPRNGFRPEARAQAHGHGV from the coding sequence ATGCCGCTGACGCCGGATGACGTCCGCTCGAAGCAGTTCACGCCCGTCCGATTGCGGGAGGGCTACGACGTCACTGAGGTCGACTCCTTCCTCGACGAGGTCGAAGCTGAGCTGGAGCGACTTCTCGCCGAGAACGAGGAGCTGCGGGCCAAGCTTGCCGCGGCCCAGCGCGCCGGCAGTGGGCAGGACCGCCCGGTGGTCGACCAGACCGCCGCCCTGCCGCCTGTCGTGCAGCAGCCCAAGCCGGCCCCAGTGGTCGTCGAAAAGCCCGAAGAAAAGCCACCGCCTGTCGTCGCACCGCCTGTAGCGGCCGCGGGGGCTGCTGCGGCAGCAGGAACTGTCGGCGACGCCTCCAGCTCCGCTGTCCGGCTGCTGGAGATGGCCACCAAGCACTCCGACGACCTGGTCCAGGAGGCGAAGGACACCGCCGACAAGATCATCGGCGAGGCCCGCGCCAAGGCCGAGCGGTTGGAGAACGAGGCTCGCGGCAAGGCCGACCGGATGACCGGTGAGGCCCGCGCCCGCGCCGAGAAGCTCGACGGCGAGATCGCCGAGCGCCGGGCCCAGATGCTCGGCACGCTGGAGAAGCAGAAGGGTCAGCTCGAGCGCACCATCGACGACCTGCACGCTTACGAGCGTGAGTACCGTAGCCGCCTGAAGACGTACTTCACCGAGCAGCTCAAGGCGCTCGGCAACGGCGACGACACGCTCAGCCCGCGCAACGGCTTCCGTCCGGAAGCTCGCGCCCAGGCACACGGTCACGGCGTCTGA
- the lspA gene encoding signal peptidase II translates to MQRTRRTPLSDSDSSHLPGDDQAPPKTEPADLESAGSSSSPDNPTQPPTGAAGSSSLPSGDESSDDSAVDAPPVGAGGGRRWLAVLFGVVGLLVLGLDQLTKVLALKHLTPGEPVDVIGSLLKFNLIRNPGAAFSLGADFTPVISVIQIAVALGVIWLSRKLGSVGWAVAFGLLFGGAVGNITDRIFRAPSPFHGHVVDFLQTPHWAIFNVADMAVTSAAILLVIQTLRGIKLDGTKDIGRQPASSGAGEAEK, encoded by the coding sequence ATGCAAAGAACGCGAAGAACGCCGCTGAGCGACTCAGACTCGTCCCACCTGCCAGGGGACGACCAGGCACCGCCGAAGACCGAACCGGCCGACCTCGAGTCGGCCGGTTCCTCGTCGTCCCCGGACAACCCGACCCAGCCGCCCACCGGCGCAGCCGGCAGTTCGAGCCTGCCGAGTGGTGACGAGTCCTCTGACGACTCCGCCGTTGATGCGCCGCCTGTCGGCGCGGGGGGTGGGCGGCGCTGGCTGGCCGTGCTGTTCGGTGTGGTCGGATTGCTCGTGCTCGGACTCGACCAGCTGACCAAGGTGCTGGCTCTGAAGCACCTGACGCCGGGGGAGCCGGTGGACGTGATCGGCAGTCTGCTCAAGTTCAACCTGATCCGGAACCCGGGGGCCGCCTTCAGTTTGGGAGCGGACTTCACGCCGGTGATCAGCGTGATCCAGATCGCGGTGGCGCTCGGCGTGATCTGGTTGTCGCGCAAGCTCGGGTCGGTCGGCTGGGCGGTGGCGTTCGGGTTGCTGTTCGGCGGTGCGGTCGGCAACATCACCGACCGGATCTTCCGCGCCCCGTCGCCGTTCCACGGTCATGTGGTCGACTTCCTGCAGACGCCGCACTGGGCGATCTTCAACGTCGCCGACATGGCGGTCACCTCGGCGGCGATCCTGCTGGTGATCCAGACCCTGCGCGGGATCAAGCTCGACGGTACCAAGGACATCGGAAGACAACCTGCCTCCAGCGGGGCCGGAGAGGCTGAGAAGTGA
- the ileS gene encoding isoleucine--tRNA ligase, producing MADTPSTPWKQLPAQVDLPAIERDVLAHWDDQDTFARSLEQTAGGEPWTFFEGPPTANGMPGTHHIEARVFKDVFPRYRTMKGFSVERKAGWDCHGLPVEVAVEKELGFNGKKDIEAFGIAEFNAKCRESVLRHVDAFADLTTRMGYWVDMDHPYRTMDPEYVQSVWWSLKQIHDKGQLVEDYRITPYCPRCGTGLSDHELAQGYETVVDPSVYVRFPLTSGPLAGKASLLVWTTTPWTLVSNTAVAVNPGVDYVVATDGTESLVVAEPLLSALGEGWTVTDRYVGRDLERWNYQRPFELVEFPEPAHYVVLADYVTTEDGTGLVHQSPAFGADDLIVCRAYGLPVVNPVEADGTFQADVPLVGGQFFKKADEDLVNDLRDRGVLFRHVPYEHPYPHCWRCHTPVMYYALPSWYIRTTQVKDALLRENEKTNWFPDSVKWGRYGDWLRNNIDWAVSRSRFWGTPLPIWRCADDHQVCVGSLAELGELAGRDLSATDPHRPFVDDITFACPTCGEQSTRVAEVIDAWYDSGAMPFAQWGYPWAEGSEEKFRKSYPADFISEAIDQTRGWFYTLMAIGTLVFDESSYRNVVCLGHILAEDGRKMSKHLGNILEPISLMDNHSADAVRWFMACSGSPWKARGIGPNVLNEIVRKVLLTYWNTVSFHALYARLADWSPSAEAPPVAERSVLDRWLVSETHRLVRDTDEAYAAYDTQKLGVLIGQFVDVLSNWYVRRSRRRFWAGDAGALATLHETLDVLTRLMAPLTPFVTERVWQDVFRPVTPGLPESVHLAAFPQYDETVIDDRLATHVSMARRVVELGRSARAEAKVRTRQPLGRALVGSAAIADLDDELLREIAEELNVGAVAPLSSAGKDLIDYSAKGNFRELGKRFAKQTPVVAAAIAAADAAALAAALKASGTATVVVDGADVEVSADEVLLSERPREGWSVVNEQGETVALDLEITPELKQAGLAREVVRTLQEARKNAGLEVSDRISVWLTSTGTELSDALGKHSDEISREVLATTLTQSAPPVTDELTTGTDDDLGLTYWLTKA from the coding sequence ATGGCGGACACCCCAAGCACCCCGTGGAAGCAGCTTCCGGCCCAGGTCGATCTGCCCGCGATCGAGCGCGACGTGCTCGCGCACTGGGACGACCAGGACACCTTCGCGCGCAGTCTCGAGCAGACCGCCGGCGGTGAGCCGTGGACCTTCTTCGAGGGCCCGCCGACCGCGAACGGGATGCCCGGCACGCACCACATCGAGGCCCGGGTCTTCAAGGACGTCTTCCCGCGGTACCGGACGATGAAGGGATTCTCGGTCGAGCGCAAGGCCGGCTGGGACTGCCACGGCCTGCCGGTCGAGGTCGCCGTCGAGAAGGAGCTCGGCTTCAACGGCAAGAAGGACATCGAGGCGTTCGGGATCGCGGAGTTCAACGCCAAGTGCCGCGAGTCGGTACTGCGGCACGTCGACGCCTTCGCCGACCTGACCACCCGGATGGGCTACTGGGTGGACATGGACCACCCCTACCGGACGATGGACCCGGAGTACGTGCAGTCCGTCTGGTGGTCGCTCAAGCAGATCCACGACAAGGGTCAGCTGGTCGAGGACTACCGCATCACGCCGTACTGCCCGCGCTGTGGCACCGGCCTGTCCGACCACGAACTCGCGCAGGGCTACGAGACGGTGGTCGACCCGTCGGTCTATGTCCGCTTCCCGCTCACGTCGGGCCCGCTCGCCGGCAAGGCGTCGCTGCTGGTCTGGACGACGACCCCCTGGACCCTGGTCTCCAACACCGCGGTCGCCGTGAACCCCGGCGTCGACTACGTGGTGGCCACCGACGGCACCGAGTCCCTGGTCGTGGCCGAGCCGCTGCTCAGCGCGCTGGGCGAGGGCTGGACCGTCACCGACCGGTACGTCGGCCGCGACCTGGAGCGCTGGAACTACCAGCGCCCGTTCGAGCTGGTCGAGTTCCCCGAGCCGGCGCACTACGTAGTACTGGCCGACTACGTCACCACCGAGGACGGCACCGGCCTGGTGCACCAGTCCCCCGCGTTCGGCGCCGACGACCTCATCGTCTGCCGCGCCTACGGACTGCCGGTGGTCAACCCGGTCGAGGCCGACGGCACCTTCCAGGCCGACGTACCGCTGGTCGGTGGGCAGTTCTTCAAGAAGGCCGACGAGGACCTGGTCAACGACCTGCGCGACCGCGGCGTGCTGTTCAGGCACGTGCCGTACGAGCACCCGTACCCGCACTGCTGGCGCTGCCACACCCCGGTCATGTACTACGCGCTGCCGTCCTGGTACATCCGCACCACCCAGGTGAAGGACGCGCTGCTGCGCGAGAACGAGAAGACCAACTGGTTCCCCGACTCGGTCAAGTGGGGCCGGTACGGCGACTGGCTGCGCAACAACATCGACTGGGCCGTGTCCCGTTCCCGCTTCTGGGGTACGCCGCTGCCGATCTGGCGGTGCGCCGACGACCACCAGGTCTGCGTGGGCTCGCTGGCCGAGCTCGGTGAGCTGGCCGGCCGGGACCTGAGCGCCACCGACCCGCACCGGCCGTTCGTCGACGACATCACCTTCGCCTGCCCGACCTGTGGCGAGCAGTCCACCCGGGTCGCCGAGGTGATCGACGCCTGGTACGACTCCGGCGCGATGCCGTTCGCGCAGTGGGGCTATCCGTGGGCGGAGGGATCGGAGGAGAAGTTCAGGAAGTCCTACCCGGCCGACTTCATCTCCGAGGCGATCGACCAGACCCGTGGCTGGTTCTACACGCTGATGGCGATCGGCACCCTGGTGTTCGACGAGTCGTCGTACCGCAACGTGGTCTGCCTCGGGCACATCCTGGCCGAGGACGGCCGGAAGATGTCCAAGCACCTGGGCAACATCCTCGAGCCGATCTCGCTGATGGACAACCACAGCGCCGACGCGGTCCGCTGGTTCATGGCCTGCTCCGGCTCGCCGTGGAAGGCGCGCGGCATCGGGCCGAACGTGCTGAACGAGATCGTCCGCAAGGTGCTGCTCACCTACTGGAACACGGTCTCCTTCCACGCGCTCTACGCGCGGCTGGCCGACTGGTCGCCGAGCGCCGAGGCTCCCCCGGTCGCCGAGCGTTCGGTGCTCGACCGCTGGCTGGTCAGCGAGACGCACCGGCTGGTGCGCGACACGGACGAGGCCTACGCGGCGTACGACACGCAGAAGCTCGGCGTGCTGATCGGCCAGTTCGTCGACGTCCTGTCCAACTGGTACGTACGGCGCTCGCGCCGCCGCTTCTGGGCGGGCGACGCCGGCGCGCTCGCGACGCTGCACGAGACGCTCGACGTACTGACCCGGCTGATGGCGCCGCTCACGCCGTTCGTGACCGAGCGGGTCTGGCAGGACGTGTTCCGGCCGGTCACGCCAGGACTCCCCGAGTCGGTGCACCTGGCCGCCTTCCCGCAGTACGACGAGACCGTGATCGACGACCGCCTAGCGACGCACGTGTCGATGGCGCGGCGGGTCGTCGAGCTCGGCCGGTCGGCGCGGGCCGAGGCGAAGGTCCGCACCCGGCAGCCGCTCGGACGGGCGCTGGTCGGATCGGCGGCGATCGCCGATCTGGACGACGAACTGCTCCGCGAGATCGCCGAAGAGCTCAACGTCGGCGCGGTCGCGCCGCTGTCGTCAGCCGGCAAGGACCTGATCGACTACTCCGCGAAGGGCAACTTCCGCGAGCTCGGCAAGCGGTTCGCCAAGCAGACCCCGGTGGTCGCGGCAGCGATCGCCGCGGCCGACGCCGCCGCGCTGGCCGCAGCGCTGAAGGCTTCCGGTACGGCGACCGTGGTGGTCGACGGCGCGGACGTCGAGGTCAGCGCCGACGAGGTACTGCTGTCGGAGCGGCCGCGCGAAGGCTGGTCCGTGGTCAACGAGCAGGGCGAGACCGTCGCGCTCGACCTCGAGATCACGCCGGAGCTGAAGCAGGCCGGTCTGGCTCGCGAGGTGGTGCGCACTCTTCAGGAGGCACGCAAGAACGCCGGGCTCGAGGTCTCGGACCGGATCAGCGTCTGGCTGACCAGCACCGGCACCGAACTGTCCGATGCCCTGGGCAAGCACTCCGACGAGATCAGCCGGGAGGTCCTGGCCACCACGCTGACCCAGTCGGCGCCTCCGGTCACCGACGAGCTGACCACCGGCACCGACGACGACCTGGGCCTCACCTACTGGCTCACCAAGGCGTGA
- a CDS encoding TraR/DksA family transcriptional regulator, with protein sequence MKTNENRTPATAPAKAPTKKTGNLTVKDGETPWTAAEMAELRTELEADAVHLKEEIRDAEQEIVGLLRDGGDGAGNDQADVGSTTLERDHEMSLARNASDMLDQIERALSRIDDGTYGVCESCGKAIGKGRLQAFPRATLCVSCKEREERR encoded by the coding sequence ATGAAGACGAACGAGAACCGTACCCCGGCGACGGCGCCGGCCAAGGCGCCCACGAAGAAGACCGGGAACCTGACGGTCAAGGACGGCGAGACCCCGTGGACCGCGGCCGAGATGGCCGAGCTCCGGACCGAGCTCGAGGCCGACGCGGTGCACCTGAAGGAAGAGATCCGCGACGCCGAGCAGGAGATCGTCGGTCTGCTCCGCGACGGTGGCGACGGGGCGGGCAACGACCAGGCCGACGTCGGCTCCACCACGCTGGAGCGCGACCACGAGATGTCGCTGGCCCGGAACGCGAGCGACATGCTCGATCAGATCGAGCGAGCCCTGTCGCGGATCGACGACGGCACCTACGGTGTCTGTGAGAGCTGTGGCAAGGCGATCGGCAAGGGTCGGTTGCAGGCGTTCCCGCGTGCGACACTGTGCGTGTCATGCAAAGAACGCGAAGAACGCCGCTGA
- a CDS encoding YggT family protein has protein sequence MDALVLVLGVLSWVLLAFFLMLVARFVLSLIVMFAPQWHPKGPLLLLFEVVYSVTDPFLRPLRRILPPIGAGGIRIDLSMLMLFVLVSLAMSINSTAIRSL, from the coding sequence ATGGATGCTCTCGTGCTCGTCCTCGGTGTTCTCAGTTGGGTACTGCTCGCCTTCTTCCTGATGCTGGTGGCGCGGTTCGTACTCAGTCTGATCGTCATGTTCGCGCCGCAATGGCACCCGAAAGGGCCGCTGCTGTTGCTGTTCGAGGTGGTCTACTCGGTGACCGATCCGTTCCTGCGGCCACTGCGGCGGATCCTGCCGCCGATCGGCGCGGGCGGTATCCGGATCGACCTGTCGATGCTGATGCTGTTCGTGCTCGTCTCACTGGCGATGTCGATCAACTCGACCGCGATCAGGTCGCTGTGA
- a CDS encoding RluA family pseudouridine synthase, with protein sequence MVPDGLAGERLDAALSRLFGVSRTKAVEMIESGLVQMDGSTAIKSTRVTAGVMLDVELPAPPGEIAVVPETVDNLRIVHDDDEIIVVDKPVGVAAHPSPGWTGPTVIGHLAGAGFAISTSGAAERKGIVHRLDVGTSGLMVVAKTEYSYTALKRAFKERTVTKIYHALVQGHPDPFTGTVDAPIDRHPHHDYKFGVVAGGKPSVTHYETLEAFRFVTLLEITLETGRTHQIRVHMAAIGHPCAGDLTYGADPVLAERLQLKRQWLHAMRLGFAHPGTGEYVEYTSQYPEDLDHALNELSADQ encoded by the coding sequence ATGGTTCCCGACGGACTCGCCGGAGAACGGCTGGACGCGGCGCTGTCCCGGCTGTTCGGGGTCTCCCGGACCAAGGCGGTCGAGATGATCGAGTCGGGGCTGGTCCAGATGGACGGCTCGACCGCGATCAAGTCCACCCGGGTCACCGCCGGGGTGATGCTCGACGTCGAGCTGCCGGCGCCGCCCGGCGAGATCGCGGTGGTCCCGGAGACGGTCGACAACCTGCGGATCGTGCACGACGACGACGAGATCATCGTGGTCGACAAGCCGGTCGGCGTCGCGGCGCACCCGTCCCCGGGCTGGACCGGCCCGACCGTGATCGGTCACCTCGCCGGAGCCGGTTTCGCCATCTCCACCAGCGGTGCCGCCGAGCGCAAGGGCATCGTGCACCGCCTCGACGTCGGCACCTCCGGCCTGATGGTGGTCGCCAAGACGGAGTACAGCTACACCGCGCTGAAGCGTGCCTTCAAGGAGCGCACGGTGACGAAGATCTACCACGCCCTGGTGCAGGGTCACCCCGACCCGTTCACCGGCACCGTGGACGCCCCGATCGACCGGCACCCGCACCACGACTACAAGTTCGGCGTCGTCGCGGGCGGCAAGCCGAGCGTCACGCACTACGAGACGCTCGAGGCGTTCCGCTTCGTCACCCTCCTGGAGATCACCCTGGAGACCGGCCGGACCCACCAGATCCGCGTCCACATGGCCGCGATCGGTCACCCGTGCGCCGGCGACCTGACGTACGGCGCCGACCCGGTCCTGGCCGAGCGGCTCCAGCTCAAACGTCAGTGGCTGCACGCGATGCGCCTCGGCTTCGCGCACCCCGGCACCGGCGAGTACGTCGAGTACACGTCGCAGTACCCCGAAGACCTCGACCACGCCCTGAACGAACTCTCCGCCGACCAGTAG
- a CDS encoding cell division protein SepF: MSGALRKMGVYLGLVEDGERYNARYDDDYDDGYDEYEDEAVDGESDETEQVLPERRDEQVGTVSKFPERRGVTASAPEVTELARITTVHPRSYNEARVIGEHFRDGTPVIMNLTEMDHADAKRLVDFAAGLIFCCRGSIERITTKVFLVCPPNVTLAAEEKEKIAADGFYNQS, from the coding sequence ATGAGCGGCGCGTTGCGCAAGATGGGTGTGTACCTCGGCTTGGTCGAGGACGGCGAGCGGTACAACGCGCGCTACGACGACGATTATGACGACGGCTACGACGAGTACGAGGACGAGGCCGTCGACGGGGAGTCCGACGAGACCGAGCAGGTGCTGCCGGAACGTCGCGACGAGCAGGTCGGCACGGTCAGCAAGTTCCCAGAACGACGTGGCGTGACAGCTTCAGCCCCGGAGGTTACCGAGTTGGCCCGCATCACCACCGTGCACCCGCGCAGCTACAACGAAGCGCGCGTGATCGGTGAGCACTTCCGTGACGGTACGCCCGTCATCATGAACCTGACCGAGATGGACCACGCGGACGCCAAGCGGCTGGTGGACTTCGCCGCCGGGCTGATCTTCTGCTGCCGCGGCTCGATCGAGCGGATCACCACCAAGGTGTTCCTGGTCTGCCCGCCGAACGTGACGCTGGCCGCGGAGGAGAAGGAAAAGATCGCCGCGGACGGGTTCTACAACCAGAGCTGA